TAAGCATCAGATCGATAAGCCTCTTTATTCCTATCTAGTCACCCATGCATGCAACTTTACTAGCTAATCCCGTGGGTGGTGGCCGAGGAAACACATGCAACCAGCCTTGATTAATGatttcatgcatgcatgcaaactAAAAGACAAAACAGATGATGTCAGCAAAAGATCTCCCTATTTTGAAACTATAAAATGTTTTGTAGCTCTAACTGTCACTCCGATTTAAAATCTGTTTTCAGGTAAAAAATTCGCCTCGACGAGAGCATCGAAACAAGATCCCATATTGATATGTTTCGACGACTTATTTCAGGCCAAAAGTTACCATGCCCATAGTGTATAACTTATCATGGTGTTACACTGAAGTTATCAGGGGTATGTTTCAACTACTTTTTTTGCCTGGGTCAAAATTTACCATGGTATTGTAAGTAAATTATGCAATACCCACCGTCTACGATCGATGTCATCCTTGGGCCACGATGTGAGGTCCACATGGCAACATGGCATGACCCACATATACAACAAAAAATTGTGCATTGTGCCTGGCTAGACCGATTTAGGTATGTGCGCGGTGCTTAGGTCTATGGTGCGTAGAATACCATGTCATTTACGCTGAGGTTATTGAGGGTATGCTTTTCAATTTGTTCTCCCCGGATCAaagttgcccgagattcgatcgtcggtatcctcatacctagttcaatctcgttaccggcaagtctctttactcattccataatgcatcatcccgtaactaactcattagtcacattgcttgcaaggcttattatgatgtgcattaccgagagggcccagagatacctctccgatactccgagtgacaaatcctaatctcgatctacgcCACCCAACacaacaccttcggagatacctgaagagcatctttataatcacccatttacattgtgacgtttgatagcacacaaggtatccctccggtatccgggagttgcataatctcatagtcaaaggaacatgtataagtcatgaagaaagcaatagcaattaAAACTTAACGAttattatgctaagctaacgggatgggtcttgttcatcacatcattctcctaatgatgtgatcccgttcatcaaatgacaacacatgtctatggttaggaaacttaaccatctttgattaacgagctagtctagtagaggctagggacactgttttgtctatgtatccacacatgtatcaagtttccggtgaatacaattctagcatgaataatagatatttatcatgatatcaGGAAATATAAagaacaactttattattgcctctagggcatattttcttcaagGATAATAGGTGTTGTATATGCGGTTGGAGTGTGTGGCGAGAAAGGTTTTTACCCAATATGGATGGTAGCATAATCTCCGGATCAGTTCACCTTCTTCTCTGTCATGGACATAGTGTCAGTCTCATATGACCTTACTATTGCCGTTATGTCGTTTTATTTACTCGTTTTGTTGGACTGGCTGATGTTGGCTATGTGCATCCTAACTAAGTGGAGGCGCTTGATACTACATTTTCTATTAAAGGCAATTGTCGACTCGATAAGATGTCTAACCTCCTCGATCAAAATGGAGCTTGGAAGGTAGATCTGATCTAACAGTACTTTTGGGAAGTTGATGTTGAGGCTATACTTAAAATTCGTACATCCGCTCGGCTGCTTGAGGATTTCATTGTGTGGCCATTTGAAAAGTCGGGTATGTTCTCCGTTAAGACGGGATACAAGTTGGCAATGACTGAACATGAGTTAATGCACTTTTCTGGGGCTACTAGCACAAAGAACTGGAGGTGCGCTATCTTTGGAACTTGATCTAGAAAGCCTCGGTGCCTAATAAGAAGAGGATTTTCGTGTGGAAAGTGGCCTCTAGTGCCCTGGCCACTAATATGGAGAAGAACCGGCGTCATATTGGTTCACATGCAGTCTTGTGGGGCTACTATCTGTGGACGGGAAGACGAATCCAGCTTTCACGCTCTTGTTGCATATTAAAATGATGATGCTCTTTGGGATTCGATGCAACAAGTATGGACCCTATAGAACAGGGTTGATGTTCAATGGACGGGAATGAACGGTTTCTACACTCTCTTGCTGACCTGTCGAAAGGACACGGCCACACGGGATATGATCCTCTTCTTTTATGGCGAGTATGGCACCTACGGAATGGATTTTTTTTATGGCAAATCAATCCTCCCCAACCTAGGTGTCCTGCTTGTTCTTGAGTAACTATCTCAATTCATTGCTCCAAGTTCAGCAGCTCTCTGTCACCATTGTTCGTGGAGCAGCAATCACCAAAGCCCAGGCCAAAGCCACTGCCACTGCCATGGTAATTCCCACCGCCTGGTTGGACGGCACAGTCAGTGGATGACTCCGTTTGTCAAAAGGACGGTTCCGTGGGCGCTGGCATGATTTTGAGAGACGACAAGGGATCTGTGATCTTTATCGCATAGAGACGTCTCTTCTACTGTAACGATGCTCTGGAGTCCGAGTTACATGTAATCAGGGAAGACATTGACTTGGCGATACATCGGACTCCCCTGCCAGTTTTAATCTAGTCTGACTGCTCCAATGCTTTATCAGCGATTATGGGCGGGTCTGTGGACAAGTCATCGTATGGCCATTTGATTACTGAGATCAAAATCTTGATGGAAGATAAGGTGTTTACTCTTGTTAAGATTACTCGTGAATAGAATAGGGTTACATATTGTTTAGCGAACTTTAGGTGTAGCGGGGATAGCACTGCGTGCTGGCTTAACCAACCCTCTACCATTGCTGCCGAACTTGTGCTTTGATTGCAACCCTGTGACTATGAAATAAATACCTTATATTCCCCTAAAAAGGTGTTTTTTATTAAAAAACTAGTTATGAAATTTCTGTGACAAAAAGATAATGCTTTTAAAATTCTGCGTACATGTGTCCAACGGTCGTAGAGGGGTTGTATATCGGCTGAGATGGAAATGAGGACGTTTCTATAAAAAAACGACGATGTTGATCTAAATACTCTCTCCGTCTGAAAATAAGTATCTCAAACTTTAGTAGGAGTACATCCTTGTAGTGGTTACTGAGATTTAGGAATATTGTTTGAGTAAAACATATCCTGCAATATTTCACGTAAGTGAGTATATAATAGACAGCCCCAATTTATTATTGTCGATCAATTATACGAAACAAATCACACATCGCAATTCTCAGATTTATTTCTTTAGCCAACCAAGAAGCTCCCACCAACAGTTTAACATCACACGTACCCGCCGTTGACCCGAATGACCTGCCCGTTGATCCACTCAGCGGCGTCGGTGCAGAGGAACCCGACCACCGGCGCGATGTCGCCGACCTCCCCGAGCCGCTCCATCGGGTTGGTCTCCGCGGTCTCCCTCACGGTCTCGTCGCTCTTCCCGGCGAAGAACATGTCCGTGGCCGTTGGCCCCGGCGCCATGCAGTTGGCCGTGATCCACGTGCCCTTGAGCTCCTTGGCCATCGTCCGCACCATGCCCTCCACGGCCGCCTTGGACGCCGTGTAAGCAGAGTACCCCGTCCGGAGCGACCCAACCACGGACGTCGTCAGAGCCACGATCCGGCCGCCTCCACCGTGGGGCATGCGGTTGGCGGCCTCGCGGAGGCAGAGGAACGCGCCGCGTGTGTTCACGACGAAGGCGCGTTCGAAGTCCGCCGTGGTGGTGTCGGCGAGGGACGGGTACTTGTCGTCGATCACGCCGGCGTTGGCAACAAGGATGTGCGGCGCGGCACAAACGAAAGTTGTCGCTAGCCGTTTTTCCACTAGTGACCCCCCACTTAACGAAACCGATGTCCTCGTCGGCCCAcaggaacgttccctcttggcaTATGTATTTGCGTCCAGTCCAGCACATATGCCATGTCGTGTGCCACAACGGGCCACACGCGCCATGCGCCACATGCCTGCGCACCTGACCCACACATGTCCATGTAACCGTGAGGGTCTGCTCTGATACTAATTGTAACGCCCCGGCCATAGCCACCAGTTCACGGCCGTTATTGCCTGGCGGGGTCTAGACCGACCTCACGGACCAACACTAGTCTTTTCGgcacactttgtcctcactcgtacGCACGCGGGACCAATTttccggtcggtcacccatccttaAATTCCTCAAAGCCAAGCACACATAACTTTAGAGTTCTTTTCAAATGGACTCTAGGAAAAGAAAGAAATCATTGTTGATATAGGTAGATCATTCCTATAAAGACAGACTCTCACATTTGGATATTGATCTGATGGCCAGGAAAGAAAGCTAGTGACCGAAACGTTTCTTTTAGGCACCTTTTAAATAGACGGTTCTTAATAGGCGGTCCCATCTAGATATTTCACGTAGTTGAGGAATGCACAATCCCAATATACTAAGGGTAATGTTTAATTTGCACCCCGCCGACGGGCCGATGCTTTGGCCGGCCGCGTCGCGAGCCACAGGATTGGCCTCAAATTGTGCGTTGCGAGCCACATGATCGCTatgaggctggccatagtgggggtaacatgaatagtatcatgcacttgggactcgcaaacatgcttatgtggcaggcaattaaagaagagagagatggttatagtaacataggtagataccgtaacataataaatgtgatgctactatgtgtcatgcatggtaatAAATGAGACCATCTATGATattaatctatgatactatgcactatagaggtagtaacatagactagtaacatatgcatgttactagtctaagttactccccactatgaccagcctgaCGATCGCTATGTTCCGCTGGGCTCCACACACCGCTTAGCACTGCAGCATTATCTTCTCACGCATGCTTATCTTCTTAGGCAAACGCCCCAGCCACCCATTCGCACCCATCCTTCCGCTTCTTCTTTCTTCCAGATCACCTCTGCCCACCACCAGCGCCCCGCTTCTCTTTTTGTTGCTGCCTGGCTAGACCGGTTTAGGTATGTGCGCGGTGCTTAGGTCTATGGTGCGTAGAATACCATGTCATTTACGCTGAGGTTATTGAGGGTATGTTTTTCAATTTGTTCTCACCGGATCAAAGTCACCGCGGTCTGTGGTCGAATATTACCGTATTATTTACACAAAAAGGTAATGAGGTTATGTCTTcttgaaagaaaaaaatgagtGAAAGTTACCGTGGTGTTCGTACGTGAGTTATCAGCTCTAGTGTGCGTATATTACCATGTTATTTACACAGAAACTATCGGGGTATCTTTTTTCAACAACGTTTATTCTGGTGTCAAAAGTTACCGCGGTATTTGTACCTGAGTTATCAGCTCTGTTGTCCATGTACTATCATGTTATTTGTTTGTACGTGAGTTATCAACTCGGATAGCAATATATTACCATGTTATTTACATAGAAGTTATCAGAGGTGTGTTTTCaacaacacccccccccccccccaaaatcTTTTCAGCAACAGTTTCCCCGCGGGTAAAAGTTATCATGATGTCCGTACGTAAGCTATGCAATCCATTTTGAGTAAAGTATCATGCTATTTACACAAAATTTATTAGGGGTATGTTTCAAACAACTTTCCCCCAGGTCAAACTTACAAGCTACCGGAACTGCGGTGACTAAATTATCATGCAATTAACACAAAAtttaaagggggggggggttgttttCGACAACTTTTTTCTCTGGGTCAAAGTTATCACGATATTTGTATGTTAGTTATCATGTTTACGGAGTGTAAAGTATCATGCTATTTACATATAAAGTTACTCGGGGAACTTTTTAACCCCCGTGGGTTAAAGTTACTTTGGTTATAACAACCTTTTCCTTTGGTTAAAGTTACCGTGGTGTTTATAGCTAAGTTATTGAATCTGCGATGTGTCTGTTATCATACGACTTATAACAGAAGTCGTCGGGGTGCGCGAGCGGTGGTGGTGATGCATGCATAGTTGAatagcagccccccccccccccaagttgGGAGCTCCATCGCAACCACGAGCATCTCACCCGACAGATGTCGAGTCGATCGGGACTGTCGGAAAACATAATGTTAGGTACTTAACTGTTTTGAGGCTTGCGGGCCGGCGTGACATGCTATGGTATTTACACAAAAAATTACCGGGAGTATGTTTATAATTTTTTCCGGATGGAAGTTATCACGGTGTTTTTATGCAAGTTACCAAGTCGGTGGTGTATGAATTACCATGCAATTTACATAGAAGTTAAAAGGGTATGTTTCAACAAAAAGAATTCCTCGATCAAAAGTTACCAGGCCCTGGGTGCTAAGTTATCTGGTCCACCTTTCGTAAATTATCATGTTATTTACAAAAAAAAAATCCAGGATGTGTTGTCAACAACTTTTTCCCGGTCAAAACTACCACGGTGTTTATACGTAATTTATCAGATCGGCAGTGCTCAAAATCATCAGTTTAATCCCCTTGTGAAACACTTTTTTAAAATGTATTTAAAATTGATGTCAACATGTATGCCTCTCCCACTATAGTCAGTAACATGACACACTACTGAAAAATGAAAAATCAGAAGATATAATGCTTTTTCCCAGTGCGTAATAAAGAAGGATAAAAATGTCCAGTTGCGTTGAAGTGCACAACAAGTAATGCTAGCCCAGTTGGTTAACTGCTTTGATATAGTAGATGACCAGAGTTCGATTCCCGGCTCCAGTAATTTTTTTCTTACATGAATCGTGCCGAAGAAAAAAGGGGAAAAAAGGGATCGCGCGGGAGGAACGGGATCGTATGTGCCTGTAGCTTTTCCGTATTGATTATGCATGAAACATTGTAAAGCAAAAGAAGCTACATTTACATGGGGGACCACTAGGGATCAGACTACTGATCCCTAGCATCCCATCAGACCAGCCCATGACCATAGGATTAGTATGTGAATGGACGGTAGATCTCTCTACCGAATGCCCAGCTTTTATTAGGTGATTCTATAACTGATCCCAAAACTAACGCACGTAGCCAGCCTTGCTTCTTATTATGTAATTCCGCCACTGATCCCTAAAAAAACGTACGTAGCCAGCCTTGCTTCTTATAACGTGTCCATGTAGCCAGCCTTTGCTTCCTAAACGTATTCATGCTGCTTCTACTTCAAACGCTGAACTAAGTTCAGAATGTCTCATCCAATACAGGTAAATGTTTTACATGTTTgattcagaaagaaaaaaaaaagataaaTTTGCTTAAATTGCTTCGATGTAATAAAAACTTGTATCTTGTGTAACACTTGACTTTTCAAGACAATAGTTTTTTTGCTTCCATCAAGGACACAATCTGCTTCTTTTGTGTGTGAAATTTGATTGGACCTAACAAAAATTTGTATTCAAGAATTATGCTTCCATGTACCAAAATCTTGCGTCCAAGTATTTTTTTCGCAAGGGAAATTTTGAGTCCCATCAATTACTCTTTTTATTATACATGTGTTTCCACCACAAGAATTTTTTGCTTCCATCCACTACACATGTGTTTCCACTGTAAAAATAATTTCCTTCTAACCCAACGTAAGTTTTCTCTGCACTTTGTCCGTACATACAACACACGTTTCGGAAATGCTACAAATTAGCTTCCTTCTAGACACAAATAGTAAAGTGCTTCCTAAGTTCATATTGTTTATTTTCTAAAGACTATGGACTTGATTCCCTTCATCTAGCAGGATGGTCATGCTCATTGGGAGGTAGATCCACATTTGCCATGCTTCTTAGTGCATGCACTAGTTGCCTTCATATATACCTATATCACTGACACCGATCGACCCTGAAGAGGGCACACACAACTGCTTGAAGCATGCATCGGTTAGGCATGATGCATATGTATCGGATGTAGGAAGCAACAAATGGTATTATATGTACCTGCAGTACTGATGAAGAGAAAGCTTACATGAGAATGACACAGACAAAATTTGGAAGCTATAACCATGGAAGCAAACTACCTAAACCGTAGAAACATATGTAGGGAGTATAATATGGCAGCATGTCATGTTTCAATGGTGATAACAAGGACAATTACTAAATTGTAAAATAAGACGCACGAAGCATTTGTAGCAAATACTATCAAAGAAACTAGAATGTGcatcaaaaaaattcagaatttgcTTCCATAAAATAAAACTGTGGAATCTAGGCACAGTTCAAACACCACTAGCCGATGGTCACCATGCTCGGTTTCTTAAGTTGGTTGTGCTTCATTGCGATCATAATCGTGCTTCTATTTGATGGCGGACATGCGTCCTTCAATGCTGGGCATGCATGGTAGTTGTACTTCATTCCGATATCGGCCATGCTTCCTTGTGATGGTAGTTGTGCTTCCTTCATATGGTGGGTGTGCTTCGTTTATATCGCCATGCTTATCAGCTTTAGAGGGACATGGTTGGAGCGGCACTGCAGCAACGATGCACCATTAGTCAAGATCTCCTTTACAGCAAAGTAGGACAACTGAATATCAAATTAAAACTAAGTCAACCCAGGACGCGCGCCACTGTTTTGTGCAGCTGGCCAGGCGTGCTTCCATCGCTGTCAAGAAGGCATGGCACTAAGCTAGCAATCTCATGTCGCTTGGTGACTGCCCGATGCCTATTCAGCCTTCGGATAGGCATCACGGCCACCTACTAATCTACCACATAAGAATCAACCATAAGAGAATTAAATCATTGTGATATGGCCAGCAAAATCAGTGAGGAACACACATTGAATCAACTACCATTGTGATGTGACCGCTCACCATGGAATCGGCCATCAAACTTACCGCTCACGGTCGCCGGTGCCCGCTCTTGTTGTCCGTGTCAGACTGCGGTCGTGGTGTCGTGGAGAATTAGCACCTCGGCAGATCACAGCCATGAGTGTCGTGGAGGTGGACAAGACGATCCGGTGGGGAGGAATAGGGGAAAGGGGCTGGCCGGTGAGGTGGTCGTGCTGCTCGACGACGATGACGGGAGAGGGAGGCGGGTGCGTGCGAGGCAGGCGTAGAAGCCGATCTGGGCGAGGCGAGCTCGGCGTTGTGCGTGAAGTTGGCGACGAGTGGAGTCAGGAGGGATCGGAGGCGATTGATTAGGGAGCGATTACATGCGGGGTTGCGGGATGTTATTTCCGGCCGAAGGGATTTTCGTTTTTGTACATTTCAAGCACATTCCGTGAGCGTTAGATTCAAGCTGAATCGACGGCCATTGACTGGTCTGGCGCTCGTCTCCTACCAGACTACAGATAGGAAGTGTTTCCCATTTACATGCTCGATTTGAAGACTTCCCAGCTGGGTGAAGAAGCTTTCTGACAATCATGCAGATCACTTCAATAGGCCCAAGTTGAGCATAGGTTAGATGGTCTGCATGCAAGGCGTAGTATTTCACTTGGTTGAGAATGCAATTACAGTAGGGACCTCTTCTTTCATGtgtccagaaaaatttatctatGTATGTGTGTGTTATGCATGCTTGTGCTGCTTGCGCATATGGCCGAAGATCAAATCAAGATGCTTAGCAAATGTACTCGCTTCCCTGTACATTTAGATTTTTTCGAGAAACTCACCATACAAGTGCCTTTTTATTTAGAGAAAAAATAGACTACAAAGTTGCATATTTGCTCCCGTCTATTTTGAAATCGCTACTCTCGGAGGCCGTCAGTTGGACGTCGTGCAGCGGCAGGGCTGTGG
This genomic window from Aegilops tauschii subsp. strangulata cultivar AL8/78 chromosome 4, Aet v6.0, whole genome shotgun sequence contains:
- the LOC109741677 gene encoding NADPH-dependent aldehyde reductase-like protein, chloroplastic gives rise to the protein MPHGGGGRIVALTTSVVGSLRTGYSAYTASKAAVEGMVRTMAKELKGTWITANCMAPGPTATDMFFAGKSDETVRETAETNPMERLGEVGDIAPVVGFLCTDAAEWINGQVIRVNGGYV